One window from the genome of Halofilum ochraceum encodes:
- a CDS encoding acyl-CoA dehydrogenase family protein yields MDFEPTTEQNMIVDSVRRFVEEECYPHENEVERRGEVPAEVAEAIRAKSIEHGFYAANMPEEIGGGGLDALTMTMVERELGRTSFALQMLVHRPSNILRACNDEQAERYLYPTIRGERIECLAMTEPGAGSDLRGMATRAEPDGDDWVINGTKHFISHADVADFTILFAATGEEEVQGRGKRKKITVFLVDHDTPGMTVRPGYNSVSHHGYHNSILEFDNCRIPGSQVLGEVHRGFDLAGTWLSASRLTVGATCIGRARRAHEMAVEWAASRKQFGQSIGRFQGIGFKLADMATEIDAAEMLCLRAAWLHDQDRMTDSDAAKAKLYASEMLARVTDECIQIFGGMGLMDELPLERFWRDARIERIWDGTSEIQRHIISRDLLRAHGG; encoded by the coding sequence ATGGATTTCGAACCGACCACCGAACAGAACATGATCGTCGACAGCGTTCGCCGCTTCGTGGAAGAGGAATGCTATCCCCACGAGAACGAGGTCGAGCGCCGTGGCGAGGTGCCGGCGGAGGTCGCCGAAGCGATCCGCGCGAAATCCATCGAGCATGGCTTCTATGCGGCGAACATGCCGGAGGAAATCGGCGGCGGTGGCCTCGATGCACTGACCATGACCATGGTCGAACGGGAACTGGGCCGCACTTCGTTCGCCCTGCAGATGCTGGTGCACCGCCCCAGCAACATCCTGCGTGCATGCAACGACGAGCAGGCCGAACGTTATCTCTATCCGACAATCCGCGGTGAACGCATCGAGTGCCTGGCGATGACCGAGCCGGGGGCCGGATCGGATCTGCGGGGCATGGCGACGCGGGCCGAGCCGGATGGTGATGACTGGGTCATCAACGGCACCAAGCACTTCATCAGCCACGCGGATGTGGCCGACTTCACGATCCTGTTCGCCGCGACCGGTGAAGAGGAAGTCCAGGGCCGCGGCAAACGCAAGAAGATCACCGTGTTCCTGGTCGATCACGACACGCCCGGCATGACTGTCCGCCCGGGCTACAACTCCGTATCCCATCACGGCTACCACAATTCGATTCTCGAATTCGACAACTGCCGGATACCGGGCTCGCAGGTGCTCGGCGAGGTGCACCGCGGTTTCGATCTGGCGGGAACCTGGCTCTCCGCCAGCCGGCTGACCGTGGGCGCGACCTGTATCGGGCGCGCGCGGCGGGCTCACGAAATGGCCGTCGAATGGGCCGCCTCGCGCAAGCAGTTCGGCCAGTCGATCGGCCGTTTCCAGGGAATCGGCTTCAAGCTGGCCGACATGGCGACGGAGATCGATGCCGCCGAAATGCTCTGTCTGCGCGCGGCCTGGCTGCATGACCAGGACCGGATGACCGATTCGGACGCCGCCAAGGCGAAGCTCTATGCCTCGGAGATGCTGGCGCGGGTCACCGACGAGTGCATCCAGATCTTCGGCGGTATGGGGCTGATGGACGAACTGCCGCTCGAACGCTTCTGGCGCGATGCCCGCATCGAGCGCA